In a single window of the Gossypium hirsutum isolate 1008001.06 chromosome A13, Gossypium_hirsutum_v2.1, whole genome shotgun sequence genome:
- the LOC107893315 gene encoding profilin: MSWQTYVDEHLMCEIDGNHLSSAAIVGHDGSIWAQSSNFPQFKQEEINAIMNDFAEPGSLAPTGLYLGGTKYMVIQGEPGYVIRGKKGSGGITIKKSNMALLIGIYDEPMTPGQCNMVVERLGDYLIEQGF, from the exons atgtcGTGGCAAACATATGTAGATGAGCACTTGATGTGCGAAATCGATGGCAATCATCTCTCCTCCGCCGCCATCGTCGGCCACGATGGCAGCATTTGGGCCCAGAGCTCCAATTTCCCTCAG TTCAAACAAGAAGAGATTAATGCCATCATGAATGACTTTGCTGAACCTGGGTCACTTGCTCCAACTGGATTGTACCTTGGTGGCACAAAATATATGGTGATCCAAGGCGAACCCGGATATGTTATTCGAGGGAAGAAG gGATCCGGAGGTATTACTATTAAAAAGTCCAATATGGCTTTGCTCATCGGAATCTATGATGAGCCAATGACTCCCGGCCAATGCAATATGGTTGTGGAAAGGCTTGGTGATTATCTCATTGAACAGGGTTTTTGA
- the LOC107893316 gene encoding mitochondrial-processing peptidase subunit alpha: MYRAAASRLRALKGRTYHRVPARFSTSVAAATTSSSSGGLLGWFTGGQSNSIPSLDFPLPGVALPSSLPDYVEPGKTKITTLPNGLKVASETSANPAASIGLYVDCGSIYESPASFGVSHLLERMAFKSTTNRSHLRIVREVEAIGGNVQAAVSREQIGYTFDALKTYVPEMVELLIDCVRNPAFLDWEVNEQLQKMKEEIAEAAKNPQGLLLEAIHSAGYFGALANSLLAPESAVNTLNGTVLEDFILENFTASRMVLAASGVEHEELLSVAEPLLSDLSNVPRPQEPKSVYTGGDYRCQADLGDQTHFALAFELPGGWHKEKEAIILTVLQILMGGGGSFSAGGPGKGMYSRLYVRVLNEYPQVYSFSAFNSIYNHTGIFGIQATIGSDFAPTAIDVAVKELIAVATPGQVDQIQLDRAKQSTKSAILMNLESRMVASEDIGKQVLTYGERKPVEYFLKVVDEITLKDISSIAQKLLSSPLTMASYGNVINVPSYDSVSRKFK, encoded by the exons ATGTACCGTGCCGCGGCTTCTCGCCTCCGGGCTCTCAAG GGTCGGACATACCATAGAGTACCTGCAAGGTTTTCAACTTCAGTTGCTGCTGCTACAACATCATCCTCTTCAGGTGGCCTCCTTGGTTGGTTCACTGGGGGTCAGTCCAACTCCATACCATCACTAGATTTTCCTCTACCGGGTGTAGCTCTACCATCTTCATTGCCTGACTATGTTGAACCTGGTAAAACTAAGATTACAACTCTTCCAAATGGCCTTAAAGTTGCTTCAGAAACCTCAGCG AATCCTGCAGCATCAATAGGATTATATGTTGACTGTGGTTCAATCTATGAGTCACCTGCCTCATTTGGGGTCTCACACCTGCTTGAGCGTATGGCCTTCAAGAGCACGACAAACCGCAGCCATTTGCGGATTGTTCGGGAAGTAGAGGCAATTGGTGGCAATGTACAAGCTGCAGTTTCTCGGGAGCAGATTGGATATACCTTTGATGCTTTGAAGACTTATGTTCCTGAAATGGTAGAGCTGCTTATTGACTGTGTGAGAAACCCAGCTTTCTTGGATTGGGAGGTGAATGAACAG CTTCAAAAAATGAAAGAGGAAATTGCTGAAGCTGCAAAGAATCCTCAGGGCTTGCTCTTAGAGGCCATTCACTCAGCTGGTTATTTTGGTGCTTTGGCGAATTCTCTTTTAGCCCCTGAGTCTGCTGTAAATACATTGAATGGTACAGTTTTGGAGGATTTTATCCTG gaaaactttacTGCTTCTCGGATGGTACTTGCAGCATCTGGTGTTGAACATGAGGAACTGTTATCTGTTGCCGAGCCACTTCTATCAGATCTTTCCAATGTCCCTCGTCCTCAAGAGCCAAAATCTGTGTACACCGGCGGTGATTATCGCTGTCAGGCTGATTTAGGG GATCAAACACATTTTGCTCTTGCATTTGAACTTCCTGGTGGTTGGCACAAGGAGAAGGAAGCTATAATTTTGACTGTTCTTCAG ATTCTAATGGGAGGGGGTGGATCATTTTCAGCTGGTGGCCCTGGGAAAGGAATGTATTCAAGACTAT ATGTCCGTGTGTTGAATGAGTATCCACAAGTTTATTCATTTTCAGCATTCAACAGCATTTACAATCATACCGGCATATTTGGAATACAAGCCACCATT GGTTCTGATTTTGCACCAACTGCCATTGATGTAGCTGTCAAGGAGCTTATTGCTGTTGCAACACCTGGACAAG TTGACCAAATACAACTAGACCGTGCTAAACAGTCAACCAAGTCTGcaattttgatgaatttggaatCTAGA ATGGTTGCTTCAGAAGATATTGGGAAACAAGTCTTGACATATGGTGAGAG GAAACCTGTGGAGTATTTCTTGAAGGTGGTTGATGAGATTACACTGAAGGATATTTCTTCGATAGCCCAAAAGCTTCTATCGTCTCCTCTCACAATGGCATCATATGGAAATG TTATTAATGTCCCAAGCTACGATTCAGTTAGCCGCAAATTCAAGTGA
- the LOC107894800 gene encoding ATP-dependent 6-phosphofructokinase 7 has protein sequence MASAALPEISKPKIVEGPGGYVLEDVPHLTDYIPDLPTYPNPLQDNPAYSVVKQYFVHVDDSVPQKVVVHKDDPKGIHFRRAGARQKVYFHSDDVHACIVTCGGLCPGLNTVVREIVCGLHHMYGVKKVLGIDGGYKGFYAKNTVYLNPKVVNDIHKRGGTILGTSRGGHDTSKIVDSIQDRGINQVYIIGGDGTQRGAALIFEEIRRRGLKVSVAGIPKTIDNDIPVIDKSFGFDTAVEEAQRAINAAHVESESFENCIGLVKLMGRYSGFIAMYATLASRDVDCCLIPESPFYLEGPGGLFEFIEKRLKEDGHMVIVIAEGAGQELLSQSIQSTTDASGNKLLQDIGLWISQSIKDHFSKQKMPINLKYIDPTYMIRAVPSNASDNVYCTLLAQSAVHGAMAGYTGFTSGLVNGRHTYIPFNRIIEKQNKVVITDRMWARLLSSTNQPSFLRPSTNLFSNENGSQKSLDKRVTH, from the exons ATGGCTTCCGCTGCTTTGCCTGAGATTTCAAAGCCTAAGATCGTCGAGGGTCCCGGCGGTTATGTACTTGAAGATGTTCCTCACTTAACTGATTATATTCCTGATCTCCCC ACTTATCCTAATCCGTTGCAAGACAATCCGGCATACTCTGTTGTTAA GCAATATTTTGTTCACGTTGATGATAGCGTCCCTCAAAAG GTTGTAGTTCACAAGGATGATCCAAAAGGAATTCATTTCCGACGAGCTGGAGCACGTCAAAAG GTATATTTTCATTCTGATGACGTTCATGCATGTATTGTGACGTGTGGTGGTCTTTGCCCTGGACTCAACACTGTGGTTAGAGAGATTGTATGTGGCTTGCACCACATGTACGGTGTAAAGAAAGTATTGGGGATCGAT GGAGGATACAAGGGGTTTTATGCTAAAAATACAGTGTATTTAAATCCCAAGGTTGTTAATGATATACATAAACGTGGTGGAACTATCCTCGGGACATCACGAGGTGGACATGATACCTCAAAAATTGTTGATAGCATTCAGGATCGTGGGATTAATCAG GTTTACATTATTGGAGGAGATGGAACTCAAAGAGGTGCAGCTCTTATATTCGag GAAATTAGAAGGCGTGGTCTCAAAGTTTCAGTTGCCGGTATCCCTAAAACTATTGACAATGACATTCCG GTTATCGACAAGTCGTTTGGCTTCGACACAGCAGTTGAGGAGGCTCAACGTGCCATTAACGCCGCTCATGTTGAATCTGAAAGTTTCGAGAATTGTATTGGTCTTGTGAAGCTGATGGGCCGCTATAGTG GTTTTATTGCAATGTATGCGACATTAGCAAGCCGAGATGTGGATTGTTGCTTAATCCCAGAGTCACCTTTTTATCTTGAAGGACCTGGAGGGCTTTTTGAATTCATTGAGAAACGACTTAAAGAAGATGGGCATATGGTCATTGTGATTGCAGAAGGTGCAGGCCAGGAACTACTTTCCCAAAGCATTCAATCCACGACAGATGCTTCAGGAAACAAGCTTCTCCAGGATATTGGGCTGTGGATATCACAAAGTATCAAG GATCACTTTTCAAAACAAAAGATGCCCATAAACCTCAAATATATAG ATCCTACTTATATGATTCGTGCTGTTCCAAGCAATGCATCGGATAATGTCTACTGTACACTTCTGGCTCAAAGTGCTGTCCATGGAGCGATGGCGGGATACACTGGCTTCACAAGCGGACTTGTCAATGGCAGGCACACTTACATACCTTTCAAC CGAATTATCGAGAAACAAAACAAGGTTGTGATTACAGATAGGATGTGGGCAAGGCTTCTTTCTTCAACAAATCAACCCAGCTTTTTGAGACCATCAACCAACTTGTTCAGTAACGAAAACGGTAGCCAAAAGAGTTTGGACAAAAGGGTAACTCACTGA
- the LOC107893318 gene encoding AP-4 complex subunit sigma → MGIRFILMVNKQGQTRLAQYYEWLTLEERRALEGEIVRKCLARNEQQCSFVEHRNYKIVYRRYASLFFLVGVDNDENELAILEFIHLLVETMDRHFGNVCELDIMFHLEKAHFMLEEMVMNGSIVETSKANILSPIQLMDKAS, encoded by the exons ATGGGAATCAGATTCATATTAATGGTGAACAAGCAAGGGCAGACTCGTCTTGCCCAATATTATGAATGGCTCACCCTCGAAGAACGACGTGCCCTCGAAGGCGAGATCGTCCGCAAGTGCTTGGCCCGCAACGAGCAACAG TGTTCATTTGTTGAGCATCGGAATTACAAAATTGTATACAGGCGTTACGCTTCGCTGTTTTTCTTAGTTGGAGTTGACAATGATGAA AATGAGCTTGCAATATTGGAATTTATACATCTCTTGGTTGAAACCATGGACCGCCATTTTGGCAATGTG TGTGAGCTAGATATCATGTTCCACTTAGAGAAGGCACATTTCATGCTGGAGGAAATGGTTATGAACGGTTCTATCGTTGAGACAAGCAAGGCTAATATTCTAAGTCCGATTCAGCTGATGGACAAAGCATCATGA
- the LOC107893314 gene encoding mitogen-activated protein kinase kinase 6 has protein sequence MKSKKPLKQLKLAVPAQETPISSFLTASGTFHDGDLLLNQKGLRLISEEKESRPSDAKELDFEFSLEDLETIKVIGKGSGGVVQLVRHKWVGRLFALKVIQMNIQEEIRKQIVQELKINQASQCSHVVVCYHSFYHNGAISLVLEYMDRGSLADVIRQVNTILEPYLAVVCKQVLQGLVYLHHERHVIHRDIKPSNLLVNHKGEVKITDFGVSAMLASSMGQRDTFVGTYNYMSPERISGSTYDYSSDIWSLGMVVLECAIGRFPYMQSEDQQSWPSFYELLEAIVEKPPPTAPSDQFSPVFCSFVSACIKKNPKERASSLDLLSHPFIKKFEDKDIDLGILVGSLEPPVNYPR, from the exons atgaagagcAAGAAGCCATTGAAGCAACTGAAGCTCGCTGTTCCAGCTCAAGAAACCCCTATCTCTTCTTTCTT GACGGCGAGTGGGACATTTCATGATGGTGATTTGCTTCTAAATCAGAAAGGATTGCGTCTTATTTCCGAGGAAAAGGAATCTCGA CCTTCTGACGCCAAGGAGCTTGATTTTGAATTCTCATTGGAAGACCTTGAGACAATCAAAGTTATTGGGAAGGGCAGTGGTGGTGTAGTACAACTTGTTCGCCACAAATGGGTTGGAAGATTGTTTGCCTTGAAG GTCATCCAAATGAACATACAAGAGGAAATTCGCAAGCAAATTGTGCAGGAGCTAAAAATAAACCAAGCATCACAATGTTCGCATGTTGTAGTTTGCTACCATTCTTTCTATCACAATGGGGCCATATCTCTGGTGCTAGAATACATGGACCGTGGATCTCTGGCTGATGTGATCAGACAAGTTAACACAATTCTTGAACCATATCTTGCAGTTGTGTGTAAGCAG GTTCTACAGGGACTTGTGTATTTGCACCATGAAAGGCATGTAATACATAGGGACATAAAACCATCCAATCTACTGGTAAACCATAAAGGGGAAGTGAAGATCACTGATTTTGGTGTCAGTGCAATGCTAGCTAGCTCTATGGGCCAGAGAGATACATTTGTTGGGACTTACAACTACATGTCG CCGGAGAGGATTAGTGGGAGCACTTATGACTATAGCAGTGATATTTGGAGTTTGGGAATGGTAGTGCTTGAATGTGCTATTGGACGTTTCCCATATATGCAATCTGAAGATCAACAAAGCTGGCCTAGCTTTTATGAGCTTTTGGAGGCAATAGTGGAAAAGCCTCCACCGACTGCTCCATCAGATCAATTCTCTCCAGTGTTCTGTTCATTTGTATCAGCCTG CATAAAGAAGAACCCTAAAGAAAGAGCATCATCTTTGGACCTCTTG AGTCACCCTTTCATCAAAAAGTTCGAAGACAAAGACATAGACCTTGGGATTTTGGTAGGTAGCTTGGAACCTCCTGTGAATTACCCAAGATAA
- the LOC107893317 gene encoding leucine-rich repeat extensin-like protein 4, translating into MGFCFWFFLVFILWQMMNVPTQAAIAVGGGVGINIGNGGGGGGVWFGGGININNNPTPSGPSVSKLNNAYTALQAWKSAITDDPLGVLKTWNGSDVCSYKGVFCSVDSSNEPFVVAIDLNHGNLQGTLVKELSFLTDITIFHLNSNRFSGTVPDTFNDLTSLQELDLSGNYFSGSFPMVTLYIPNLVYLDLRFNNFSGTLPEDLFYKRLDAIFLNNNQFEGELPSNFGNSPASVINLANNKFNGNIPASFGFMRSKLKEILLLNNQLTGCIPQGVGLFSEMQVFDVSHNSLMGHLPDTMSCMSDIEVLNLAHNELSGVLPDIVCSLRSLMNLTVAYNFFSGFGQECSKSFYRDVGFDFSLNCIPGRDMQRPQPQCNVIPGSGLSCLRIPSPQPLVCGALFENLNPNVTPSSSPSP; encoded by the coding sequence atggggttttgtttttggTTCTTCCTGGTTTTTATACTTTGGCAAATGATGAATGTTCCAACACAAGCAGCCATTGCTGTTGGTGGTGGTGTTGGCATCAATATTGGCAATGGTGGCGGCGGCGGCGGTGTTTGGTTTGGTGGTGGAATCAACATCAACAACAACCCAACACCATCTGGTCCTTCAGTGTCAAAGCTCAACAATGCTTACACTGCTCTTCAAGCATGGAAATCAGCCATCACTGATGACCCTTTGGGGGTTTTAAAGACTTGGAATGGCTCAGATGTGTGCTCTTACAAAGGGGTCTTTTGTTCAGTAGATTCATCAAATGAACCATTTGTGGTAGCCATAGATCTCAACCATGGTAACCTTCAAGGTACTTTAGTAAAAGAACTCTCTTTTCTTACAGATATCACAATCTTTCACCTTAACAGCAACCGGTTTTCAGGGACAGTCCCTGATACTTTCAATGACCTTACTTCACTTCAAGAGTTGGATCTTAGTGGCAATTATTTCTCTGGTTCTTTTCCTATGGTTACTTTATACATACCAAATCTTGTTTATTTGGACCTTAGGTTCAATAATTTCTCGGGTACCCTTCCTGAAGATTTGTTCTACAAAAGACTTGATGCTATCTTCCTCAATAACAACCAATTTGAAGGTGAACTCCCTTCAAACTTTGGGAATTCACCAGCTTCTGTTATTAACTTAGCTAACAACAAATTCAATGGGAACATACCAGCTAGTTTTGGTTTCATGCGTTCTAAATTGAAAGAGATTTTACTTTTGAACAACCAGTTAACAGGTTGTATCCCACAAGGTGTTGGGTTGTTTTCAGAGATGCAAGTCTTTGATGTGAGCCATAATTCATTGATGGGTCATTTGCCTGATACTATGTCTTGTATGAGTGACATTGAGGTCCTTAATTTAGCACACAATGAGTTATCTGGTGTGTTGCCCGACATTGTTTGTTCATTAAGGAGCCTTATGAACTTGACTGTTGCATATAATTTCTTCTCTGGGTTTGGCCAAGAATGTTCCAAGTCTTTTTATAGGGATGTGGGGTTTGATTTCTCATTGAATTGTATACCCGGGAGAGATATGCAGAGACCCCAGCCTCAGTGCAATGTTATCCCTGGAAGTGGGCTGAGTTGCTTGAGAATCCCTTCTCCTCAGCCTCTAGTTTGTGGAGCATTGTTTGAGAACTTGAACCCTAATGTAACCCCCTCATCGTCACCATCTCCATGA